From Streptomyces sp. SCSIO 75703:
AGGTTGAGGGCGAGGCCGAGGGTGCCGTCCTCGAACTTCAGCAGCTCGTTGGCCATGGCCGAGGGCAGGCCCTCGACCTTGGCGATGCCGTCGCCGGCAAGGGTGACCGTACCGACCTCCTCGCGCGAGGCCGCGTCCGGCTTGTACGACTGGACGAAGTTCTCCAGCGCATCCCGGATCTCCTCCGGCCGGATCGTGAGCTCCGCCATCTGAGTTCCCTGCTCTCCTTGTTGGGCCCGAAGTTTCACTTGGGGGGTATTCCACGAGTCGGGACTCCCCCCAATGAGAGGTGAATCCTCTTGCACGGCCCAACCAGGGCCGTCGTATACGTCTTCTGTTGCGTTGCTGCTAGCTCGCCATGCGGCGCGCGGCGTCGTCGAGCCGGTCGGCCAGCGAGCCGTTGATGACCTCGTCCCCGACCTGCACCCGGATGCCTCCGACGACGCCGGGGTCCACGTCCAGGTTGAGGTGCATCGGCCGGCCGTAGAGCTTGGCGAGAGCGGCGCCGAGGCGCTGCTTCTGGCCGTCGCTCAGCGGCACCGCCGAGGTGACGACGGCGACCAGGCGGTTGCGCCGGTCCGCGGCGAGCTTGCCGAGGGACTCCAGTCCCGCTTCAAGACTACGTCCCCGCGGAGCGGTCACCAGGCGCGTCACCAGGCGCACCGTGACCGCGTGGGCCCGGCCGCCGAGCAGGCTGCGCAGCAGCTCCGTCTTGGCGGCGGTCGTCGCGCTCTGGTCGGTGAGGGCCGCGCGCAGTCCGGTGTCCGAGGCGACGATCCGCCCGAAGCGGAACAGCTCGTCCTCGACGCCGTCCAGCGCGCCGGCCCGCTGCGCCGCGGTGAGGTCGGCGGTGTTCGCCAGCTCCTCCAGCGCGTCCACCAGGTCGCGGGGCTGCGACCAGCGGGAACGCACCATGCCGGACACCAGGTCGGCCGTGGTGCCGCCGACCTGGCCGCCGAGCAGGCGCTGCACCAGGGTGGCCTTGGCCTCGCCGGCCTGCGCCGGGTCGGTGAGGACCCGGCGCAGACCGACCTCGCGCTGGAGCAGCGCCGTGACGGCCGCCAGCTCCTCGGCGAGTGCGGCGGCGTCCACGGAGGTGGAGTCCGTCAGCGCGTCCAGGCGCTCACGTGCAGCGGTCAGAGCCTCGCGGCTCGCTCCGTGCATGGTCATCGAGCCGCCTCGGCCTTCTCCTCGAGCTCGTCGAGGAAGCGGTCGATCACACGGCTCTGCCGGGCGTGGTCCTCCAGGGACTCGCCGACGAGCTTGCCCGCCAGGTCGGTGGCGAGCCGGCCGATGTCCTGGCGCAGCGCCGCCGAGGCGGCCTTGCGGTCGGCCTCGACCTGGGTGTGACCGGCGGCGATGATCTCCTCACGCTGCCGCTGGCCTTCCGCGCGCATCTCGGCGATGAGCGCGGCGCCCTGCTCCTGTGCCTCCTGGCGCAGGCGCGCGGCCTCGTGACGGGCCTCGGCGAGCTGAGCCTTGTACTGCTCGAGCACGCTCTGGGCCTCGGTCTGCGCGGCTTCGGCCTTCTCGATCCCGCCCTCGATCGCCTCCCGGCGCTCCTCCAGAACCTTGTTGATGTTCGGGAGGAGCTTCTTGGCGAGGAAGCCGAAGACGATGACGAAGGCGAGCAGGCCGACGACGATCTCGGGAACCGGCGGGAGGAGGGGGTTCTGCGCCTCCTCGGCCGCGAGATTGAGCAGTTGGCTCATGTCAGGGTGCCTTTCGTCCAGTGAGCCGGTCGCGGATCAGTTGATCACTTGCCGTAGACGAACGGCATGACCAGACCGATCAGGGCGAGCGCCTCACAGAAGGCGAAGCCGAGGATCTGGTTGGCGCGGATCAGGCCGGCCGCCTCGGGCTGGCGGGCGATGGCTTCGGTGCCCTTACCGAAGATGATGCCGACGCCGATGCCGGGGCCGAAGGCGGCGATGCCGTAGCCGATGGAAGCGATCGAGCCGGTGACGGCGGCGAGGGTCTGGGACATGCCAGTTCTTCCTTTTCTTCACGAGCCGGTGGGGGTGGGCCACCGGACGACTGGGGCGGGTGCGGGCTGCTCAGTGCTGCTCGGCGAGCGCGCCCTGGATGTAGGTGCAGGTCAGCAGGACGAAGACGTACGCCTGCAGGGCCTGGATGAACAGCTCGAAGGCGGTCATCACGATGGCCATGATGAACGAGACGCCGGCATAGGCGATTCCGATGCCGTTCAGCAG
This genomic window contains:
- a CDS encoding F0F1 ATP synthase subunit delta yields the protein MHGASREALTAARERLDALTDSTSVDAAALAEELAAVTALLQREVGLRRVLTDPAQAGEAKATLVQRLLGGQVGGTTADLVSGMVRSRWSQPRDLVDALEELANTADLTAAQRAGALDGVEDELFRFGRIVASDTGLRAALTDQSATTAAKTELLRSLLGGRAHAVTVRLVTRLVTAPRGRSLEAGLESLGKLAADRRNRLVAVVTSAVPLSDGQKQRLGAALAKLYGRPMHLNLDVDPGVVGGIRVQVGDEVINGSLADRLDDAARRMAS
- a CDS encoding F0F1 ATP synthase subunit B yields the protein MSQLLNLAAEEAQNPLLPPVPEIVVGLLAFVIVFGFLAKKLLPNINKVLEERREAIEGGIEKAEAAQTEAQSVLEQYKAQLAEARHEAARLRQEAQEQGAALIAEMRAEGQRQREEIIAAGHTQVEADRKAASAALRQDIGRLATDLAGKLVGESLEDHARQSRVIDRFLDELEEKAEAAR
- the atpE gene encoding ATP synthase F0 subunit C, with the protein product MSQTLAAVTGSIASIGYGIAAFGPGIGVGIIFGKGTEAIARQPEAAGLIRANQILGFAFCEALALIGLVMPFVYGK